One segment of Streptomyces sp. XD-27 DNA contains the following:
- the efeB gene encoding iron uptake transporter deferrochelatase/peroxidase subunit, with product MSTDETAEQTEQQVPDEQGPERQRPSRRALIGWGGAGLALGAAAAGGAVAAVRQGGDDAEPVAEAGAAVAFHGGHQAGIATPVQDRLHFAAFDVTTDDRDELIALLKEWTKAAARMTAGHAVGEGAYGGLAEAPPDDTGEALGLKPSRLTLTVGFGPTLFQDTKGRDRFGLKKRRPEALIDLPAFPGDNLDAARSGGDLCVQACADDPQVAVHAIRNLARIGMGKVAIRWSQLGFGKTSSTTPEAQTPRNMMGFKDGTRNISGTDAAALDKHVWVSAKDGPDWMVDGSYLVARRIRMHIETWDRTSLQEQEDIFGRNKGEGAPVGRQRERDEPHLKAMLPTAHVRLAHPDSNGGATILRRGYSFTDGTDGLGRLDAGLFFLAYQRDVRDGFVPVQQSLARNDALNEYIQHVGSAVFAVPPGVRDEDDWWGRALLS from the coding sequence ATGTCCACCGACGAGACCGCAGAGCAGACGGAGCAGCAGGTTCCGGACGAGCAGGGTCCGGAGCGGCAGCGGCCGTCGCGCCGCGCGCTGATCGGCTGGGGCGGCGCCGGGCTCGCGCTCGGTGCCGCCGCCGCGGGCGGTGCCGTGGCCGCCGTGCGCCAGGGCGGCGACGACGCCGAGCCCGTGGCCGAGGCCGGTGCCGCCGTGGCGTTCCACGGCGGCCACCAGGCCGGCATCGCCACGCCCGTCCAGGACCGGCTGCACTTCGCCGCCTTCGACGTCACCACCGACGACCGGGACGAGCTGATCGCCCTGCTCAAGGAGTGGACGAAGGCCGCGGCCCGGATGACGGCGGGCCACGCGGTCGGCGAGGGCGCGTACGGCGGGCTCGCCGAGGCGCCGCCGGACGACACCGGGGAGGCGCTGGGCCTCAAGCCCTCCCGGCTCACCCTCACCGTCGGCTTCGGCCCCACCCTCTTCCAGGACACCAAGGGCCGGGACCGCTTCGGGTTGAAGAAGCGGCGGCCCGAGGCCCTGATCGACCTGCCCGCCTTCCCCGGCGACAACCTCGACGCCGCCCGCAGCGGCGGCGACCTGTGCGTGCAGGCGTGCGCCGACGACCCGCAGGTCGCCGTGCACGCGATCCGCAACCTGGCCCGGATCGGCATGGGCAAGGTGGCGATCCGCTGGTCGCAACTGGGCTTCGGCAAGACCTCCTCCACGACCCCGGAGGCCCAGACCCCGCGCAACATGATGGGGTTCAAGGACGGCACCCGGAACATCTCGGGCACCGACGCCGCCGCCCTGGACAAGCACGTGTGGGTCTCGGCCAAGGACGGCCCCGACTGGATGGTCGACGGCTCCTACCTGGTCGCACGGCGCATCCGGATGCACATCGAGACCTGGGACCGCACCTCGCTCCAGGAGCAGGAGGACATCTTCGGCCGGAACAAGGGCGAGGGCGCCCCGGTGGGCCGGCAGCGCGAGCGCGACGAGCCCCACCTCAAGGCCATGCTGCCCACCGCGCACGTCCGGCTGGCGCACCCGGACAGCAACGGCGGGGCGACGATCCTGCGCCGCGGCTACTCCTTCACGGACGGCACCGACGGGCTCGGCCGACTGGACGCGGGGCTGTTCTTCCTCGCGTACCAGCGGGACGTACGGGACGGCTTCGTACCCGTACAGCAGTCGCTCGCGCGCAACGACGCGCTCAACGAGTACATCCAGCATGTGGGTTCGGCCGTGTTCGCCGTCCCGCCGGGCGTCCGCGACGAGGACGACTGGTGGGGCCGGGCGCTGCTGTCCTGA
- the efeU gene encoding iron uptake transporter permease EfeU: protein MFGNYLIGLREGLEASLVVCILIAYLVKTERRKALLPIWLGIAVAVTVSLGFGAALEFGSQELTFEAKEALGGSLSIVAVGLVTWMVFWMRRTARHLKAELHGKLDAALAMGTGALVATAFLAVGREGLETALFVWAAVHASSGGSTQPLVGVVLGLLTAVLLGWLFYRGALRINLAKFFTWTGGMLVVVAAGVLAYGFHDLQEARFLPGLYARPFDISDTIPPDSWYGTLLKGVFNFQPDPTWLQIAVWSLYLVPTLTYFLIPGRVAPTAAAPKEPEPHDTQVAPSAVDDAGSRGAADAGADADRLRDGARRAGEHPVGGQG from the coding sequence ATGTTCGGTAACTATCTGATCGGGCTGCGCGAGGGACTGGAAGCCAGCCTCGTCGTCTGCATCCTGATCGCGTATCTCGTCAAGACGGAACGCCGCAAGGCGCTGCTGCCGATCTGGCTGGGCATCGCGGTGGCGGTCACGGTGAGCCTGGGCTTCGGCGCCGCGCTCGAGTTCGGCTCGCAGGAGCTGACGTTCGAGGCGAAGGAGGCGCTCGGCGGCTCGCTGTCGATCGTCGCCGTGGGCCTGGTGACGTGGATGGTCTTCTGGATGCGGCGCACCGCGCGGCATCTGAAGGCGGAGCTGCACGGCAAGCTGGACGCGGCGCTCGCGATGGGCACCGGCGCGCTGGTGGCGACGGCGTTCCTGGCGGTCGGCCGCGAGGGCCTGGAGACGGCGCTGTTCGTGTGGGCGGCGGTGCACGCCAGCAGCGGCGGCAGCACCCAGCCGCTGGTCGGGGTGGTGCTCGGGCTGCTGACGGCGGTGCTGCTGGGCTGGCTGTTCTACCGGGGCGCGCTGCGGATCAACCTGGCGAAGTTCTTCACCTGGACCGGCGGGATGCTGGTCGTGGTGGCGGCGGGGGTGCTCGCGTACGGCTTCCACGACCTCCAGGAGGCGCGGTTCCTGCCGGGCCTGTACGCCAGGCCGTTCGACATCAGCGACACGATCCCGCCGGACAGCTGGTACGGCACGCTGCTCAAGGGTGTCTTCAACTTCCAGCCGGACCCCACCTGGTTGCAGATCGCGGTCTGGTCGCTGTACCTGGTCCCCACCCTCACCTACTTCCTCATCCCCGGTAGGGTTGCGCCGACCGCAGCAGCCCCGAAGGAGCCGGAGCCCCATGACACGCAGGTCGCCCCGTCGGCAGTTGATGACGCTGGCAGCCGCGGCGCTGCTGATGCTGGCGCCGACGCTGACCGGCTGCGTGACGGTGCACGGCGAGCGGGAGAACATCCCGTCGGTGGACAAGGCTGA
- a CDS encoding bifunctional DNA primase/polymerase has protein sequence MERKGRFSQWLRRPRSGADGESRTGAGAAGAREDLLLAAAAAGFPLAPAAHPAGYGCSCDRIGCPTPARHPISFAWQTQATTDPQKVAQWVSGQPEANFITATGITHDVLDVPADAGRMALERLGAAGVEVGPVATSSADLHESRMLFFTATRGTPEDEDEWWPCELDCHPETMDEHPGLRWHCRGSYVLMPPARLPGEGRVAWLLGPERPLPDPLTLLETLTDSCAQYAGGADQEHGAAAWPMGR, from the coding sequence ATGGAACGCAAGGGCAGGTTCTCCCAGTGGCTGCGCCGCCCGAGGAGCGGAGCGGACGGCGAGTCGCGCACGGGCGCGGGCGCGGCAGGCGCGCGCGAGGACCTGCTCCTGGCCGCGGCGGCCGCCGGATTCCCGCTGGCACCGGCCGCCCACCCGGCCGGGTACGGCTGTTCGTGCGACCGCATCGGCTGTCCCACGCCCGCCCGGCACCCGATCTCCTTCGCCTGGCAGACCCAGGCGACCACCGACCCGCAGAAGGTCGCCCAGTGGGTGAGCGGCCAGCCCGAGGCGAACTTCATCACCGCCACCGGCATCACCCACGACGTGCTGGACGTGCCCGCCGACGCCGGGCGGATGGCCCTGGAGCGGCTGGGCGCGGCCGGTGTCGAGGTCGGTCCCGTCGCCACCAGCAGCGCCGATCTCCACGAGAGCCGGATGCTGTTCTTCACCGCCACGCGCGGCACCCCGGAGGACGAGGACGAGTGGTGGCCCTGTGAGCTGGACTGCCACCCCGAGACGATGGACGAGCACCCAGGGCTGCGCTGGCACTGCCGCGGCAGCTACGTGCTGATGCCGCCGGCCCGGCTGCCCGGCGAGGGGCGCGTGGCCTGGCTGCTGGGCCCCGAGCGGCCGCTGCCGGACCCGCTGACGCTGCTGGAGACGCTGACCGACTCGTGCGCCCAGTACGCGGGCGGCGCCGACCAGGAGCACGGCGCGGCCGCCTGGCCCATGGGCCGCTAG
- a CDS encoding glycerophosphodiester phosphodiesterase, translating into MASRSVMVAMLAFALSTVTAAATSPAERTGAARPSSPARLAKVTYTAHRGGALEVPENSMSGLVATFERGQADVLDLDSRVLKDGTLAVIHDATLDRTTYATGAVRDLTLAQWRKVLLRPDPSLPGSWHPEPPPTVEGVLDRFGGHTQLIVELKDPAGLPALARMIKEQGLTRSVYINTNEPSLARKAHDLGLLTQLWRSHTQMRGDDPADWRAYVDVLDVDYRAPDAEVRRAVTSGIRGVWAHTVNTVKERDRMLRLGCTGVITDAPGLMVRTPVHG; encoded by the coding sequence ATGGCGTCAAGATCTGTCATGGTGGCGATGCTGGCCTTCGCGCTGTCCACGGTGACGGCGGCCGCGACCTCCCCCGCCGAGCGGACCGGCGCGGCCAGGCCGTCCTCCCCGGCGCGGCTCGCGAAGGTCACGTACACGGCGCACCGGGGCGGCGCCCTGGAGGTGCCCGAGAACAGCATGTCCGGGCTGGTCGCCACCTTCGAGCGGGGGCAGGCCGACGTACTCGACCTCGACAGCCGGGTCCTCAAGGACGGCACGCTCGCGGTGATCCACGACGCGACGCTGGACCGCACCACGTACGCGACGGGCGCGGTGAGGGATCTCACCCTCGCGCAGTGGCGCAAGGTGCTGCTGCGGCCCGACCCGTCGCTGCCGGGCTCCTGGCACCCGGAGCCGCCGCCCACGGTCGAGGGGGTGCTGGACCGGTTCGGCGGGCACACCCAGCTGATCGTGGAGCTCAAGGACCCCGCCGGGCTGCCCGCCCTCGCCAGGATGATCAAGGAGCAGGGGCTGACCCGCTCGGTGTACATCAACACGAACGAGCCGAGTCTCGCCCGGAAGGCGCACGACCTGGGACTGCTCACCCAGCTTTGGCGCTCGCACACCCAGATGCGCGGCGACGACCCGGCCGACTGGCGCGCCTACGTCGACGTGCTGGACGTGGACTACCGGGCGCCGGACGCGGAGGTACGGCGGGCGGTGACGTCCGGGATCAGGGGCGTGTGGGCGCATACGGTGAACACCGTCAAGGAGCGCGACCGGATGCTGCGGCTGGGCTGCACGGGCGTCATCACGGATGCCCCGGGGCTCATGGTGCGGACTCCGGTGCACGGGTGA
- a CDS encoding TetR/AcrR family transcriptional regulator yields the protein MANKTAPDASRRSERSRRAILDAALELVGELGYPKLTIEAIAARAGVGKQTIYRWWPSKAAVLLDAFAPDEDAEAVGGHELPDTGDLEADLKLVLRATVDEMNSPKYDLPARALTAEGVVDPELGAAFVSRLLEPQLQLYVTRLRAAQEAGQVAPDIDPRIALELLVGPIAHRWLLRTLPLSHEHADAVVEMTLRGLTPR from the coding sequence ATGGCCAACAAGACCGCCCCCGACGCCAGCCGCCGCAGCGAACGCTCCCGCCGCGCGATTCTCGACGCCGCCCTCGAACTCGTCGGCGAACTGGGCTATCCGAAGCTCACCATCGAGGCCATCGCCGCCCGGGCGGGCGTGGGCAAGCAGACGATCTACCGCTGGTGGCCCTCCAAGGCCGCGGTCCTGCTGGACGCCTTCGCCCCCGACGAGGACGCGGAAGCGGTCGGCGGGCACGAGCTGCCCGACACCGGCGACCTGGAGGCCGACCTCAAGCTGGTCCTGCGGGCCACCGTCGACGAGATGAACTCGCCCAAGTACGACCTGCCCGCCCGCGCGCTGACCGCCGAAGGCGTGGTCGACCCGGAGCTCGGCGCCGCGTTCGTCTCCCGCCTGCTGGAGCCGCAGCTCCAGCTGTACGTCACGCGGCTGCGCGCCGCCCAGGAGGCCGGGCAGGTCGCCCCGGACATCGACCCGCGGATCGCGCTTGAGCTGCTCGTCGGGCCGATCGCCCACCGCTGGCTGCTGCGCACCCTGCCGCTGAGCCACGAGCACGCCGACGCGGTCGTGGAGATGACGCTGCGCGGGCTGACCCCGCGCTGA
- the ddaH gene encoding dimethylargininase codes for MRNAARRATERRYLMCPPTHFKVTYSINPWMDPAKPVDLPLALAQWEDLRDRYRDLGHTVEELEPHRELPDMVFAANGATVVEGRVLGARFAHSERTAEAAAHRAWFRANGYEDVYEPEHINEGEGDFAVTASWLLAGRGFRSSPLSHPEAQEFFGRPVIGLDLVDPRYYHLDTALCVLDDSTDTEVMYYPPAFSKGSQAVLARLFPDAIIAEEPDAAALGLNAVSDGRHVLLPQAAVGLFGPLRERGYEPIGMDLSELLKGGGSVKCCTQELR; via the coding sequence TTGCGCAACGCTGCGCGCCGGGCCACCGAGCGCCGCTATCTGATGTGTCCGCCGACCCACTTCAAGGTCACCTACTCCATCAACCCCTGGATGGACCCGGCCAAGCCGGTGGACCTGCCGCTGGCCCTGGCCCAATGGGAGGACCTGCGGGACCGGTACCGCGACCTGGGCCACACCGTCGAGGAGCTCGAACCCCACCGGGAACTCCCGGACATGGTGTTCGCCGCGAACGGTGCCACCGTCGTCGAGGGCCGGGTGCTGGGCGCCCGGTTCGCCCATTCCGAGCGGACCGCCGAGGCCGCCGCGCACCGCGCCTGGTTCCGGGCCAACGGCTACGAGGACGTGTACGAGCCCGAGCACATCAACGAGGGCGAGGGCGACTTCGCCGTCACCGCCTCCTGGCTGCTGGCCGGCCGCGGCTTCCGCAGCAGCCCGCTCTCCCATCCCGAGGCCCAGGAGTTCTTCGGCCGGCCGGTCATCGGCCTGGACCTCGTCGACCCCCGCTACTACCACCTGGACACGGCACTGTGTGTGCTGGACGACTCCACCGACACCGAGGTCATGTACTACCCGCCGGCGTTCTCCAAGGGAAGCCAGGCCGTCCTCGCCCGGCTCTTCCCCGACGCGATCATCGCCGAGGAGCCGGACGCGGCGGCCCTCGGCCTCAACGCGGTCAGCGACGGACGCCATGTGCTGCTGCCGCAGGCGGCGGTGGGGCTGTTCGGCCCGCTGCGGGAGCGGGGGTACGAGCCGATCGGCATGGACCTGAGCGAACTGCTCAAGGGCGGCGGCAGCGTGAAGTGCTGTACGCAGGAACTGCGGTGA
- a CDS encoding small ribosomal subunit Rsm22 family protein gives MHAPEAVTAGDTLPVALAQLLDGLPPKQAAQAVERLIANYRGRTPTDAPVLRDRSDVAAYAAYRMPATFEAVRAALGAFRHVMPGFTPASHVDVGGGTGAASWAVADAWPGADRTTVVLDWAEAALELGRELAGGSGDAALRAAEWRRAVIGAGLRIPDAELVTVSYVLGELTEEGRSAVVAEAARAASAVVVVEPGTPEGYLRIREARDRLVAAGLSVVAPCPHSGTCPIAPGTDWCHFAARVSRSSLHRQVKGGSLPYEDEKFSYVAAVREPGGAAAARVVRKPQIRKGQVLLELCTEGEGLRRETVTKRHGPLYRAARDTGWGDAWPPEEG, from the coding sequence ATGCACGCCCCCGAAGCCGTAACCGCCGGTGACACCCTCCCCGTCGCGCTGGCGCAGCTCCTGGACGGTCTGCCTCCCAAACAGGCCGCGCAGGCCGTCGAGCGGCTGATCGCCAACTACCGGGGGCGGACGCCCACCGACGCACCCGTGCTGCGGGACCGGTCGGATGTGGCGGCGTACGCCGCGTATCGGATGCCCGCGACGTTCGAGGCCGTGCGGGCGGCGCTGGGTGCTTTCCGTCATGTGATGCCTGGGTTCACGCCCGCGTCGCACGTCGACGTCGGCGGGGGTACGGGCGCCGCGAGCTGGGCCGTGGCCGATGCCTGGCCGGGGGCGGACCGCACGACGGTGGTGCTCGACTGGGCCGAGGCCGCGTTGGAGCTTGGGAGGGAGCTGGCCGGGGGGTCCGGTGATGCCGCGCTGCGTGCTGCCGAGTGGCGGCGGGCCGTCATCGGGGCCGGGCTGCGGATCCCGGACGCCGAGCTGGTGACCGTCTCGTACGTCCTGGGTGAGCTCACCGAGGAGGGGCGGAGCGCGGTCGTGGCGGAGGCGGCGCGCGCGGCGTCGGCCGTGGTGGTCGTCGAGCCGGGGACGCCGGAGGGCTATCTGCGGATCCGCGAGGCCCGGGACCGGCTGGTGGCCGCCGGGCTGAGCGTGGTGGCCCCGTGTCCGCACAGCGGGACGTGCCCGATCGCGCCCGGGACCGACTGGTGCCACTTCGCGGCGCGGGTCAGCCGCTCCTCGCTGCACCGGCAGGTCAAGGGCGGGTCGCTGCCGTACGAGGATGAGAAGTTCAGTTACGTGGCGGCGGTGCGGGAGCCCGGCGGCGCGGCGGCCGCGCGGGTGGTGCGCAAGCCGCAGATCCGCAAGGGGCAGGTGCTGCTCGAACTGTGCACGGAGGGGGAGGGGTTGCGCCGGGAGACCGTCACGAAGCGGCACGGTCCGCTCTACCGTGCCGCCCGTGACACGGGCTGGGGCGACGCCTGGCCGCCCGAGGAGGGCTGA
- a CDS encoding serine hydrolase, with protein sequence MAAATEGERPWCAGAVVLAGRGGDTLVHEAFGWAVRYASYDEVCDRGVELPRERWVPARRDTIFDLASLTKLCTAVVAVWCVERGTLELDRPVAAYAPEFTAAAEHGITVRQLLTHTSGLRPELPLYECAGRERMLERLRAEPPLSAPGGARCYSDLNLLVLQEILERITGRPLDALVRDVVTGPLGMRDTCFRPPAAVLPRIAATEDQRRPWAKLDRGMLRGVVHDENAYALGGVAGHAGLFGTAGDLGRLCGALLGGGAYEGVRILAADSVDLLLAAPGLGFEVDQGWFMGELAGRGAAGHTGFTGTSLVLDRATGAFVVLLANTVHPRRRASGSAPRAAAATALARVVRAGAG encoded by the coding sequence GTGGCCGCGGCCACCGAGGGCGAGCGGCCCTGGTGCGCGGGCGCCGTCGTGCTCGCCGGGCGCGGCGGCGACACGCTCGTCCACGAGGCCTTCGGCTGGGCGGTGCGCTATGCCTCGTACGACGAGGTCTGCGACCGGGGCGTGGAGCTGCCCCGCGAGCGGTGGGTGCCGGCGCGCCGCGACACGATCTTCGACCTGGCGTCGCTGACCAAGCTGTGCACCGCCGTGGTCGCGGTGTGGTGCGTCGAGCGCGGGACGCTGGAGCTGGACCGGCCCGTCGCCGCGTACGCCCCGGAGTTCACGGCCGCCGCCGAGCACGGGATCACGGTGCGGCAGCTGCTCACCCACACCTCGGGGCTGCGGCCCGAGCTGCCGCTGTACGAGTGCGCGGGGCGGGAGCGGATGCTGGAGCGGCTGCGCGCCGAGCCGCCGCTGAGCGCGCCGGGCGGCGCGCGGTGCTACTCGGATCTGAACCTGCTGGTGTTGCAGGAGATTCTGGAACGGATCACGGGGCGGCCGCTGGACGCGCTGGTACGGGACGTGGTCACCGGGCCGCTGGGGATGCGCGACACCTGCTTCCGGCCGCCCGCCGCGGTGCTGCCGCGCATCGCCGCGACGGAGGACCAGCGGCGGCCGTGGGCGAAGCTGGACCGCGGGATGCTGCGCGGGGTGGTGCACGACGAGAACGCGTACGCGCTGGGCGGGGTCGCCGGGCACGCCGGGCTGTTCGGCACCGCCGGGGACCTGGGCAGGTTGTGCGGGGCGCTGCTGGGCGGGGGCGCGTACGAGGGCGTACGGATCCTCGCCGCGGACTCGGTGGATCTGCTGCTGGCCGCGCCGGGGCTGGGCTTCGAGGTGGACCAGGGGTGGTTCATGGGGGAGCTGGCGGGGCGGGGTGCGGCGGGGCACACCGGGTTCACGGGGACGAGCCTGGTGCTGGACCGGGCGACGGGGGCTTTTGTGGTGCTGCTGGCGAATACGGTGCATCCGCGGCGGCGGGCGAGTGGCAGCGCACCGCGCGCGGCCGCGGCGACGGCGCTGGCCCGGGTGGTGCGGGCGGGGGCGGGTTGA
- a CDS encoding multidrug effflux MFS transporter yields the protein MPETGHPTTPDDISGPGSPGPDLAPASASAPAAPRAATRRTAWLTTLVLGGLTALPPLSMDMYLPALPEVTDALHSPAATIQLTLTACLAGMALGQLLVGPMSDKWGRRRPLLAGMVIYVLATAACAFATTAGLLVGFRIAQGLAGAAGIVIARAVVRDLYDGVAMARFFSTLMLISGTAPIIAPLIGGQVLRITDWRGVFVVLTVVGALLTVLAWRCLDETLPPGRRQSGGLGPTLRTMRGLLADRVFTGYMLAGGFAFAALFAYVSGSAFVVQEIYGASPQTFSLLFGLNSIGLVAVGQLNGKVLVGRVSPDKVIAVGLTAITLAAGVLLVLASGVFGKASLAGMAAGLFALMSAMGLIMANTNAQALQRAGHAAGSGSALLGTSSFLVGAVASPLVGIAGERTAVPMTMVQLGSALAAVGCFVGLCRPWQRTGERVD from the coding sequence ATGCCGGAGACCGGCCACCCGACCACACCGGACGACATATCCGGGCCCGGTTCGCCGGGCCCGGACCTCGCCCCTGCCTCCGCCTCCGCCCCTGCCGCGCCGCGGGCCGCCACCCGCCGCACCGCCTGGCTCACCACGCTCGTCCTCGGCGGGCTCACCGCGCTGCCGCCGCTCTCCATGGACATGTACCTCCCGGCCCTGCCGGAGGTCACCGACGCGCTGCACAGCCCCGCCGCCACCATCCAGCTCACCCTCACCGCCTGCCTCGCGGGCATGGCCCTCGGCCAGCTGCTCGTCGGGCCCATGAGCGACAAGTGGGGGCGCCGCAGGCCGCTGCTGGCCGGGATGGTGATCTACGTCCTCGCCACCGCCGCGTGCGCCTTCGCGACCACGGCCGGACTCCTCGTCGGCTTCCGGATCGCCCAGGGCCTGGCCGGCGCGGCCGGGATCGTGATCGCGCGGGCCGTGGTCCGCGACCTGTACGACGGCGTCGCGATGGCCCGGTTCTTCTCCACCCTCATGCTGATCTCCGGCACCGCGCCGATCATCGCGCCGCTCATCGGCGGCCAGGTGCTGCGGATCACCGACTGGCGCGGCGTCTTCGTCGTCCTCACCGTCGTCGGAGCCCTGCTCACCGTGCTGGCCTGGCGGTGCCTCGACGAGACGCTGCCACCCGGGCGGCGGCAGAGCGGCGGCCTCGGGCCCACGCTGCGCACCATGCGCGGACTGCTCGCCGACCGGGTCTTCACCGGCTACATGCTGGCCGGCGGGTTCGCCTTCGCCGCGCTGTTCGCGTACGTCTCCGGGTCGGCGTTCGTCGTCCAGGAGATCTACGGCGCCTCGCCGCAGACGTTCAGCCTGCTCTTCGGCCTCAACTCGATCGGGCTGGTCGCCGTCGGACAGCTCAACGGCAAGGTCCTCGTCGGCCGCGTCAGCCCCGACAAGGTGATCGCCGTGGGCCTGACCGCCATCACCCTGGCGGCGGGCGTGCTGTTGGTGCTGGCCTCCGGGGTGTTCGGCAAGGCCAGTCTGGCGGGGATGGCCGCGGGGCTGTTCGCGCTGATGTCCGCGATGGGCCTGATCATGGCGAACACCAACGCGCAGGCGCTGCAGCGCGCCGGGCACGCCGCCGGATCGGGGTCCGCGCTGCTGGGCACCAGCTCCTTCCTCGTCGGCGCCGTCGCCTCGCCGCTGGTCGGGATCGCGGGCGAGCGGACGGCGGTGCCGATGACCATGGTCCAGCTGGGGTCCGCGCTCGCGGCGGTCGGGTGCTTCGTGGGACTGTGCCGCCCATGGCAGCGGACCGGGGAACGGGTGGACTGA
- a CDS encoding alkaline phosphatase, which yields MAHQADQHAAHHLGAPSDEVRGKIRAAAARLGRRRFLTATSAAAALAFTTNLPQAHAAEVPPRALAENPFTLGVASGDPLPDSVVLWTRLAPRPYEPGNGLPPAGLVRVTWELAHDERFARVARRGTALAHAEFDWTVHVEAGGLAPDRVYWYRFRAGTWVSPVGRTRTTPARGIRVAEARFGLASCQAYHDGYYTALGHLANEDLDAVFHVGDYQYEYAVDAAGGARRYTDHALPDLFNQETVTLEDYRLRYALYKTDPDLQAAHAAFPWYVTWDDHETENNYAGGTDEDGNPPEEFLIRRAAAYRAYWENMPLRMPQRPYGPDMRLYRRFHYGRLAQLDILDTRQYRSDQAYGDGWQYPGPESEDPARTMIGATQERWLLDGFRRSTATWNVLPQQVVFSRRKNTTEARSKLSMDAWDGYPASRERILAGAEQAGVANLVVLTGDVHVGYAMDIKRDFDDPASRTVGVEFVGTSVSSGKDGADKPANWATFMAANPHLKFYNGRRGYCVVSLDAEQARADYKTVSAVTVPGGTLSTAASFATEAGNPGLRQV from the coding sequence ATGGCACACCAAGCCGACCAGCACGCCGCGCACCACCTGGGGGCACCCTCGGACGAAGTTCGGGGGAAGATCAGGGCCGCCGCCGCCCGCCTGGGCCGCCGGCGTTTCCTGACCGCCACCTCAGCCGCCGCCGCACTCGCCTTCACCACCAACCTGCCGCAGGCGCACGCCGCCGAAGTGCCTCCGCGCGCCCTCGCCGAGAACCCGTTCACGCTCGGCGTGGCCTCGGGCGACCCCCTCCCGGACTCCGTGGTCCTGTGGACGCGGCTCGCCCCCCGCCCGTACGAGCCGGGCAACGGGCTGCCGCCCGCCGGCCTGGTGCGCGTGACCTGGGAGCTGGCGCACGACGAGCGGTTCGCCCGGGTCGCCCGCCGGGGCACCGCCCTGGCCCACGCCGAGTTCGACTGGACCGTCCACGTCGAGGCGGGCGGCCTCGCCCCCGACCGCGTCTACTGGTACCGGTTCCGCGCGGGCACCTGGGTCAGCCCGGTCGGCCGCACCCGCACCACGCCCGCACGCGGCATCCGCGTCGCCGAGGCCCGCTTCGGCCTGGCCTCCTGCCAGGCGTACCACGACGGCTACTACACCGCGCTCGGCCACCTCGCCAACGAGGACCTGGACGCCGTCTTCCACGTCGGCGACTACCAGTACGAGTACGCGGTCGACGCCGCCGGCGGGGCCCGCCGCTACACCGACCACGCGCTGCCCGACCTGTTCAACCAGGAGACGGTCACCCTGGAGGACTACCGGCTGCGCTACGCCCTGTACAAGACCGACCCCGACCTCCAGGCCGCGCACGCCGCCTTCCCCTGGTACGTCACCTGGGACGACCACGAGACGGAGAACAACTACGCGGGCGGCACCGACGAGGACGGCAACCCGCCGGAGGAGTTCCTGATCCGCCGGGCCGCCGCCTACCGCGCGTACTGGGAGAACATGCCGCTGCGCATGCCGCAGCGCCCCTACGGCCCCGACATGCGGCTCTACCGCCGCTTCCACTACGGGCGGCTCGCGCAGCTCGACATCCTCGACACCCGGCAGTACCGCTCGGACCAGGCGTACGGCGACGGCTGGCAGTACCCGGGGCCGGAGTCGGAGGACCCGGCCCGCACGATGATCGGCGCCACCCAGGAGCGCTGGCTGCTGGACGGCTTCCGCCGCTCCACCGCCACCTGGAACGTGCTGCCGCAGCAGGTCGTCTTCTCCCGCCGCAAGAACACCACCGAGGCGCGCTCCAAGCTCAGCATGGACGCCTGGGACGGCTACCCGGCCTCCCGCGAGCGGATCCTGGCCGGCGCCGAGCAGGCGGGCGTGGCCAACCTCGTCGTCCTCACCGGCGACGTGCACGTCGGCTACGCCATGGACATCAAGCGGGACTTCGACGACCCGGCCTCGCGGACGGTCGGCGTGGAGTTCGTGGGCACGTCCGTCAGCAGTGGCAAGGACGGCGCCGACAAGCCCGCCAACTGGGCGACGTTCATGGCGGCCAACCCGCACCTGAAGTTCTACAACGGCCGCCGCGGCTACTGCGTGGTCAGCCTCGACGCCGAGCAGGCCCGCGCCGACTACAAGACCGTCTCGGCGGTGACCGTGCCGGGCGGCACGCTGAGCACCGCGGCGTCGTTCGCCACGGAGGCCGGGAACCCCGGGCTGCGGCAGGTCTGA